In one Cottoperca gobio chromosome 12, fCotGob3.1, whole genome shotgun sequence genomic region, the following are encoded:
- the LOC115017091 gene encoding cardiomyopathy-associated protein 5 isoform X1: MKWRTFETGSDHLREAVHDDNVRPKMQCLMMDSSFSMVTMQGEDSGIAWETTPSRCSTPWASEAGTVDLSSMVVMRPATPGSVPAGKIIFVMDEDLISRRKKTKERKRKADRQREVVESSENISGRPELVEVSQPNVKTEEGDEEEANDPTVDKEQLLFRLVSEGSEILNIVVPPKLITVDEEESKAMVDNLSYLEESLVPKASEETHDNELFFTGSDTESGDQVKPSSSTGTHIMDPPGAPVARPPVRGAAGHVDYFEAFTMIDAQAPGSPAVITQGQVEQEAEAETEILDAERPVESEDNTTTATSVDNDKSDTISLEEITSELLDEVFYGGTDNYLMKTLNKDDECGAHLRLPSKPSGSTLFGSQEDILTPIFLPEGPAKMIDQILLEEPKAMAFLYTDLYEEAIGSREKEEDTESMGSEKSFHSRQSDREARGYLEKYVLIDETPALEVEPADKEKSPEEGARVLSQDLYDFEDLLLEPEKGEMPNSEEEITDFFRSSASSSPCEVETFPRSLEDETQSTTKTKDKTNKKVSIKVEKVAKIPVDPLSVSSFEFVSEEPDWGGTDDHLDVSRDEELWKQDLEKQKPVAPPRRKATSSPKACLDLTPLTRVDDIMQEKEEAGGKEQREEEKEKASPAETADEGDGDGEETMQPFSSDALLENALAEVDSPQTECVEDNNEIAVRTTNPATAEGKDTTTVEEEETSETKALKPEEVDIKPSELAKTKVNPEGDRSNEPAKDKGQCVIL; encoded by the coding sequence TTTACGTGAGGCCGTCCACGATGACAACGTCCGGCCCAAGATGCAGTGCCTGATGATGGACTCCTCCTTCTCCATGGTAACTATGCAAGGCGAGGACAGCGGCATCGCATGGGAGACGACCCCTAGTCGCTGCAGCACGCCATGGGCATCCGAAGCTGGAACTGTGGATCTCAGCTCTATGGTTGTCATGCGGCCTGCAACACCTGGGTCTGTTCCAGCAGGGAAGATTATCTTTGTCATGGACGAGGACCTGATTTCAAGACGGAAGAAAactaaagagaggaagagaaaagcagaCAGACAACGAGAAGTTGTAGAAAGTTCTGAGAACATCTCAGGGAGGCCAGAGTTAGTCGAAGTCTCACAGCCAAATGTGAAAACcgaagaaggagatgaagaagaggcgAATGATCCAACGGTAGATAAAGAGCAACTGCTATTCAGGTTAGTGTCCGAGGGCTCTGAAATACTCAACATCGTTGTTCCTCCAAAACTGATCACTGTAGATGAAGAGGAGAGCAAAGCAATGGTGGACAACCTTTCTTATCTGGAGGAGAGCCTTGTTCCTAAAGCGAGTGAAGAGACTCACGATAACGAGCTCTTCTTCACAGGATCAGATACAGAAAGTGGAGACCAGGTCAAGCCCTCATCTTCCACAGGTACACATATAATGGATCCACCGGGGGCTCCAGTGGCCAGACCTCCGGTCAGAGGAGCTGCTGGCCATGTGGACTACTTTGAGGCGTTCACCATGATTGATGCTCAGGCTCCAGGAAGTCCTGCTGTGATCACACAGGGACAGGTGGAGCAAGAGGCAGAGGCTGAGACTGAGATCCTGGACGCTGAGAGACCTGTGGAGTCTGAAGACAACACCACCACAGCAACATCTGTGGATAATGACAAGTCAGACACAATTAGCCTCGAGGAAATCACCAGCGAGCTTCTAGATGAAGTCTTCTACGGCGGTACAGACAACTACCTCATGAAGACTCTCAACAAAGACGACGAATGTGGCGCGCACTTGAGGCTCCCTTCAAAACCGAGCGGTTCGACTTTGTTTGGAAGCCAAGAGGACATCCTGACTCCAATCTTTCTACCAGAAGGACCTGCCAAAATGATTGACCAAATTTTGCTAGAGGAGCCCAAAGCCATGGCCTTTCTTTACACAGACCTATATGAAGAAGCAATCGGTAGTCGGGAAAAAGAAGAGGATACAGAAAGTATGGGGTCTGAAAAGTCTTTCCACAGCAGGCAATCAGACCGAGAAGCCAGGGGATATTTAGAGAAATATGTCCTTATAGATGAGACTCCTGCGTTGGAAGTGGAGCCAGCTGATAAAGAAAAAAGCCCAGAAGAAGGTGCCCGGGTGTTGTCCCAAGATTTGTATGATTTTGAAGATTTGCTGCTCGAGCCTGAAAAAGGTGAGATGCCAAATTCAGAGGAGGAAATCACAGACTTCTTCAGATCCAGTGCTAGTTCGTCTCCATGTGAGGTAGAGACTTTCCCTCGATCGCTCGAGGATGAAACccaatcaacaacaaaaactaaagACAAGACGAACAAAAAAGTCTCCATTAAGGTAGAAAAAGTAGCTAAAATCCCAGTAGATCCACTTAGCGTCTCAAGCTTCGAGTTTGTCTCTGAGGAACCTGACTGGGGAGGTACAGATGATCATCTGGACGTCAGTAGAGATGAGGAATTGTGGAAACAAGATTTGGAAAAGCAAAAGCCAGTTGCCCCTCCTAGGAGAAAAGCAACATCCTCTCCAAAGGCATGTCTCGACCTCACGCCCCTGACTCGAGTTGACGATATTAtgcaagaaaaagaagaggctGGTGGAAaggaacagagggaggaggagaaagagaaggcaTCACCGGCAGAGACTGCTGACgagggagatggagatgggGAGGAAACAATGCAACCCTTCTCCAGTGATGCTCTGTTAGAAAATGCCTTAGCAGAAGTGGATTCCCCACAAACTGAATGTGTAGAAGATAACAATGAAATAGCTGTTAGAACCACAAACCCAGCTACAGCTGAGGGGAAAGACACTAcaacagtagaagaagaggaaacaagTGAGACTAAAGCACTTAAACCAGAAGAAGTAGATATTAAGCCATCAGAATTGGCTAAAACTAAGGTTAATCCAGAGGGCGATAGGTCGAATGAACCAGCTAAAGATAAAGGACAGTGTGTAATACTTTAA